Below is a window of Malus domestica chromosome 13, GDT2T_hap1 DNA.
CTAACCGTTgcaaaaaatcatgaaaaacCTATATGCAAGACCTAACCGTAGATTTTTAAAACCACTTAGTAATACATACCATAAAATAAAGATTGCTATTCAAGCTAGATTTATTGTCAAACCTAAATTATCCAACAACATCAATCTATTTAAACCATGATCATGAGCAAGTGCGAAAATACTCCTGAATGATAAGTATAGAAAGTCATGTTGCATCCCCTCATGAGGCATGGAGCGGAGTCACTGCAAAGAAGTTTTGAGGTTAACATATTGATAATGGGTTGAGAATCGGAATTGAACTCTgtgagatttaatctcatgtTGTTCCTCAATAGCTCAGTGGTTGAGCGGTCAAGGTCTCGGGATAAAATTTATAGGCCGGCCGTCAAGGTCTTGGGAGTTGTTTTGAGACAAGCATAACACTTCACAGGCACAACACTAACTTGACTATACTACCACAATTTTCCAAGCAAAACAACCCAAATCCAAAAATGGTTTACATGCCCTGATGCCAAGTTTTATAGCCTACAGTCAGTTGCACTTGCACCTACAACGCTTACGACGATGAAGAACTTGCTTTTCtgtaaatcaatttctaattgacaTCCATACGTTAACATCGACTACCTCATAAATCACCCCGCCCTAACCAACAAACCGAACGATGAGCTGCATTTAACTTTCCGGTAACAACATAGGGCGGTGAGATCAAGAAAACCGTGCAACAGTACAGGCAAGGGTAAGGCTTTATAAATGTAAAGCGAGAAGCAAATGTCGCTTATGTGTTACTGTACAATTTAACAAGCAGCTCAGCTCCAGCGGCTGAGCAATCCTTTCAGGCATAATACTCTATAGAGAAATGATAAATGTTCCTGCTGATGATCGCTCTCAGATCGTATTTTCAGATGCTCAGCTGTTTGAGAGAGATACATTTGCACCACATTCTTCGCTTGATCAAAAATTTGAGATAAAAAGCATGTATGATTCTGGTTCAGCTCTGCATGAAGTATTTGCGAATCCTGCAAACAAGCAGCAAACCAACATCAACCGCACAATTTGATTAAGCAGTCATGATTCCAAACATATGCGACCTTTCATTGATCAACTTAATCATCAAGCCACGCATGAATGATATGGGGAGAGTAGTAATGAACTACCAAAATAACAAAGCCTCATCAACGATTAAAAGTAGGGGAATCAGTTCTAAGAATTCTTACATAAAAGCCAAAACTTCCTGCGTGGTCTTATATAGTATCGAGGAACTTTCTGGAATTGACGGTTGCGGCTTGCAATATCAAAGACATTTTAACAATCCATACAACTCCATGCCCCATACAGTTTCGTTTTCTTTTGAATGATTCCACGAGTCCTCTTTCTCAGCAACTGGGGTCCTATACGGTCTATGATCTTTCTTTATTACCCATTATCTTGGATCTACTATTCCTTTTGTCTCTCTTTTCTAATTTTGGCATGACCTTAGATCTTCATTGCACATTATCCCACCTTTTCCTCTTGTCCTCTTCGATTACTGCCGCCCCCTCACTTTGAATTATTATCCACATTCCTAAATCCACATTCATTAACTAATAAAAACACGCATCTTATTCCAATTTCGATCCTAGCTTATAATAACACATCCATCTTAACATCTGCATCTCACACCCTCACCCACCTACATCCACCCGCCTTGATACTTCTGATTCTCGCCTCTGACAACTCGTTCATCAGTCAAAAGCTATCTCTATCAGAATAGTTGAATGCAATTCACAATTTTTTGAGGCCAAGATATCCTTCCCCATTCAATAAAAACATCAATATTGCAGTAAGAGAGCATATgaataatgattttttaccTAAATAGAATGTATATGATTAAGAAGAAAGCCACAAAATATGCCACAAGTACACACGTTCTCCGGCTTGATTTTTTCTCGAATACCTACATAGCAAACAACTTCATCTCTCAGACCATTgcccataaatatatatataaatgaaaaaAGAGAGGGATGAAGGCAAAAACTAGTGTAGGAGATCTAGTTTAGGTACCATCTTAAATCGATCCATTGTTCCAGACAATATACCCCTTGACACATCCATGCTATTGCCCTGGTTTTACAGTATAATCAAACAAGTTCAAACATACAAACAATACTAGAGAAAAAGAAACGTCTAACAAGTAGAGTATGTTTAATAACCTTAGAAGCATACCATACGGTCAAGCAAACGATTATGGCTCTCCACCTCTTCATGAATATCACCTGTTAACTGCAAATCGAACATTTCATTTTGTAAGATTAAAGATTGATCAAACCCTGCCAACTCCATACCATTGCATTAGTATACTATCAACTACAACTTCAACTTCACTTTCAGTAAGAAGAACAGTATCTAGCATCAGACCTGTCTAAATCTTAAGcataacaacaacaataaagccTTTTCTCACTAAGTTGGGTCAGCTGTATGAattctagaacgtcattgcgctcgaaTCTATGCcacgtcttccgttagatccaagtatcttttcttagagtctcttccaaagtcttcctaagtcttcctctgccccttcggccctgaacctctgtcccataatcgcatcttctaatcggagcatcagtaggccttcgtttcacatgtctaaaccaccataaccgatttcagctactcctactttacatcggatatccttattcctaatcttatcttttctcgtgtgcccacacgtCCAGcaaagcattctcatctccgctacacccattttatgtacgtgttaatgcttcaccgcccaacatttcgTGCTATAAAGCAttgctggccttattgtcgtcctataaaatattcccttgagctttagtggcatacgacggtcacacaacacgccggatgcactcttccacttcatccacccagcttgtattttatggttgaggtctccatccaACTCTCTGTTCTTTCGCAATATAGATCCTACGTAGCGAAAGCGGTCGCTCTTAGGTACTtcctgatctccaatcctcacctATAACTCATTTGaacctccatttgcactaaacTTGTACTCCATATACTTTGTCCTTGATcaacttaggcgaagacctttagattccaacacttctctccaaaggttaagctttgcatttgcTCCTTCCTGAGCttcatctatcaacattatATCAGCTGCGAAAAACATACACCAAGGGATACCATCTTGAATATATcccgttaactcatccattaccaatgcgaAAAGATAAGGACTTaaagatgagccttgatgtaaccctacaATTATGGgcaagctttcggtttgtccttcgtgagttcttacggcagtccttactccatcatacatatcctttatagcttggatttGTACTACTCATACTCCTTTCTTCTATAAAATCCTCCAAAGcatttccaaatctataaagaccatgtgcaaatcctttttcatatctctatatctttctatctatcttcgtaagagatagatagCCTCCAtagttgagcgccctggcatagACCCAAATTAGTTGTTCGAGACCCGTGTCTCTTACCTCAGTCTATGCTCAATTACTCTctccaaagcttcattgtatgactcattaacttaatacccctatagttcatgcaattttgtacatcgcccttattcttgtagataggcacccaagtgctctttcgccactcattcatCTAAATCTAAGCATGCATTAAAATATATCAATTGACATCAATGACAATCGAtgacattttgaatgtataaaTAGATAAAGGAGTCAGCACGCGTGTGATCAGGTGCATGTAGACTTATGCATGGTGAAGAGGCAAGCTGTGTCTATTCGTACTGAAATCGAACACACTGCACATGTTCTGGGGATTTTCAAGGCAATTTGGCACTCACCCTGGATTATTCCTGTACAATTATTCGAGGATAGTATATACGCATCTTAGAAATTTATCCAATGATGTTAACAATTGAGCGTACTAAAACCTGCTGGCATTCAAAAACATTATGGTAACTAATAACAGCATAGACCAAAAAAATTAGAGTTGGTTCACAGGGTGGCATAACGATTGACCTGAGTTCCGTCAACAAAAAACCAGACAGCAAAGGCATCTGAATATGGGCCAGATTTCGGTGACCCCTTTCATGCTTATGCACCAAGCATGctgttttgatgaattttagtTATTACCATTCATAGGAAAGTCTGTAATTCTGTATGTTCTATTAGCACCCTTGAATAGATACCCTACAATTTTTCAAGTCCTAAGCAGTCGACACATTATGGCAACAGAATATATACCCACTTTCTAAAACAGCAGGGCTCATATGAACTTATACAATGTTACATAAAGATATGTTCGtgtctacaacaacaacaaagccttgtcctactaagtggggtcggttgtatgaatcctagaacgccagtGCGCTCGGTTATGCGTCAAGTCTTCCATTATCTTTAATTACTCCAcgtcttttcttaaagtctctttcAAAGGCTTCCTAGGTCTTCCACTACCCCTTTTGCCCCAAGTCTCTGTCTCATAATCGTATTTTCTAACTGGAGCATCTGCAAATCTTCAATTCACATGTTCAAACCACTTTAACCGATTatctctcatcttatcttcaattgcagCCACTCATacgcttgtattctatggttgagatcttcattcaattctccgttcttttgcaagatagactCAAGATAACAAAAGCATTCACTCTTCGGTACTTCCGAATcttcgatcctcacccctatcTCATTTGAAACCAATTCCCATAAAACTTGCATTTATATACTCTGTCTTTGACCTACtaaggcgaagacctttagattccaacacacTTTCCACCAAAGTTTAAGCTTCCACACTCCCTCCTACATTTCATCTGTTAGCACTATATCATATGCCAAAAGCATAAACCAAGTGATCTCTTCTTGAATGTACTATTAACTCATCCTTTTGCATGCCTCTGTATCAATCCATGGGTCTTCATAAGAGATAAGTTGCCTCCATAGTCTTGTATGAGTGGGGTGTCTAGTGCCTCAGTCTATGCTCAATTACTCTCTCCCAAAATATTTTCACGTCTCATAGAATATAAGGCATGTTAAGATATTTATGAAACAAAGATTCAAAGCAACAAAGTTAGCCAGTAAAGAGATGTTTATTGCACTCACTCTCTTGAGAAAAACAACTCGGTCTTGTAAACTTTGCACGGACTTGTCATTGTCATGCTCATTAATGTCGTGGGAGTATGAGGAGGAGGCCCTAAGACCACCTTCCTCAAGGCCATCCAAAAGGGATGCTTTGGAGGAACGGTGCTCCCTACAAAAAGAGCAAACATAGTTAAGTATTAGACAAATGTACCTGGGGACCACAAGAACATATTAGGGGTTGACACCACTACCTCGAACAACACTCAAACGTGACAGTGCAAATGAAGTTTAAAATTGTCCTAGCACCGGTTTGTGGCAAGGGCTTGTAATTAAACAAAACTAACGCGTTAAATAAAGTTAATAAACGCATAATAGTAGTACGAAACAACAGAAAAAGCATGACGTTTGTAGTATTTCTGGACTAGGAATGCTTAAAGCAAGTACCAAACCAACAGCTTGTCCCCTTTTTCACAGATTTCCTTCCGACTAATCCCGACTATTAGCAATACTTCTATCCTcaacttgtaaattaattaaaccAACACTAAATCCAATCACCATTTAATCTCATCCCCTCTCCTCTCATCGGATAAATTTGATTACAAGAGGAAAAACACGCAAAATAAATTAACCTGCATTTTTAAAGCAAACCAAGATTAAGGCCTCAGATAATCTAAAATTGACCTCCTACTTAGTGCTAATTACAAGATCTAACCAATAACTTtcgaaattaataataaaattagctTGCGTTCCCAGAGAAAATAAATGCTGAAGCTGTTAAAATTCGAGATCCTGATATATAATATACGTTCGGATCAGAGAGGACGAACCTTCTGTAGCTCATTGGCAGCGGTGTTGGCAGACTCGACGTCGTTTTGCGACGGAGTTTGGAGAGTGCGAGGGTGAAAGTTCGAAATGGTTGATCCTCCTCCGTTTGGCTGCTGAGAAAATGTgggaaaggaaaggaaaatgAAGAGGAAATGTGAGGAATTGATTTGAACGGAACGCAAATGCAGTTATTGGCAATTCCACGTGGTGCCTTAAATTGGGCTTGCCGCCAACAGGCCTTGGTCCAGAAACTTTTAGGATAACcgataatctttttttttttcttttttttttttttggttacccGCACAGGTTAAAATTTGAACCACCTGTGTTTTACACCCTTCACATTTGAAGTCGTTTTTAAATTGAGCAATGAGATTTGAACTAACTGTATTTTGCTCCCTTCATATTTAAAGTTGTTTTTAAAGTGAGCGAcgagttcctttttttttttttctttttgacatTGCTCTATGAGGTTTTAAAATTGTACGAATTATATTTTTTGTCTCTTGAACATCTAATTATTCATGAAATTGATGAGTTTTTTTTGTCAACGTCTTATACGTTAGTTTATATAAAGATTTCACACTCACCATGTTATCAAATTAACGATGGATAACACAACCAATTCAACCAAAAGCATAAATCGATACAATTTCAATATCTTATGATGCAAAATGAGAAATATATTGTCTATTTGTCTAACAATCCATAACTTAGTATGTTGATCATAGCAATGTGCTATCTCCTCCTCTGTAATAAGTTTGAATGTCTCACCCATAATTTAGATGTGTTAGTATAAgttgacaaaaaaattaaaatgagttagtataaaaaaaaaaaatttaaattttccaTTACCCTTGTTGGATATAATAACGAAATAGTTATAAAAAGAGCGCTACATTTATTACATTTCTACTTTTTTCGACAGTTTTTAATTAGGATAAtactagaaaaattaaatttgtagacaaagaTTTAGAAAttaaggtatcgtttggtatgcagacgggacaGGACGGAACAGAATGGGACGGGACGAAATGGAGAGGGAGTAAAGATGTCCTcgaatggaaacaaggaggaagaaggagacggagaggttataattttgtgttccatggatgtggaacgagtcatTTCAGGGGTGAGGCAGAACGAAAATTCACCTAACATTCGTCTCGTAGAACAACACGTTCTacccgttttaggcgcaccaaacgtgggacggaacgacTCGTCTCAcaccgttccgttccgtcccgtcccacgtaccaaacggtacctaaaaaacatgaaagttgatgattgaattattacttaaacgttgataaacgtgctcattcctATTGGTGATACATTATTTAGTTTCTAAATTTTATTCTTAAATTTAGTCTCCTTCTCGCTGACAGTGTCAGGCATAACATGATGTAAATAGGCCAATCCCATTAATATTAATAAGGCTGTTTCAAAAGGAGAGTCAATGCCCTCTTCTACCTCCTACCACCAGTTTAATGCCCGCAAGCAACAACCTACTTGGACCATATAGCGGTAAAtacatatttattattattagagCCTCACACAATCCTTCACAATTTCAGATCTTTTCTGTTTATTAATTGAAATAATCCATCCAAATTATGCCTAATTTTACCCCAATTACCATTCCAAAAAAGGGAATATGAAAGAGATGAAAGTAAAAGTGTTGTAGAAAATTTAGGGTCTATTTGGTatcttatttgaaattttttatcatttcttaaAACATTTTTAAGAACATTTATTGAAATAGTTCTTTtgaagactcaaaaacttgataggtttctaatttaaaatttttaaatcttacgacttAAACTATAACAAAGAGATCTAAAAAT
It encodes the following:
- the LOC103424106 gene encoding bet1-like SNARE 1-1 isoform X1 produces the protein MLFLLFRTTIMRLLTLFNALVLFNYKPLPQTGARTILNFICTVTFECCSREHRSSKASLLDGLEEGGLRASSSYSHDINEHDNDKSVQSLQDRVVFLKRLTGDIHEEVESHNRLLDRMGNSMDVSRGILSGTMDRFKMVFEKKSSRRTCVLVAYFVAFFLIIYILFRIRKYFMQS
- the LOC103424106 gene encoding bet1-like SNARE 1-1 isoform X2 — its product is MLFLLFRTTIMRLLTLFNALVLFNYKPLPQTGARTILNFICTVTFECCSREHRSSKASLLDGLEEGGLRASSSYSHDINEHDNDKSVQSLQDRVVFLKRLTGDIHEEVESHNRLLDRMGNSMDVSRGILSGTMDRFKMVFEKKSSRRTCVLVAYFVAFFLIIYILFR
- the LOC103424106 gene encoding bet1-like SNARE 1-1 isoform X3; the protein is MSYRREHRSSKASLLDGLEEGGLRASSSYSHDINEHDNDKSVQSLQDRVVFLKRLTGDIHEEVESHNRLLDRMGNSMDVSRGILSGTMDRFKMVFEKKSSRRTCVLVAYFVAFFLIIYILFRIRKYFMQS